The genomic stretch TTGACTCCGTGTTTGTAGTTTTAGCTTTCTCTTCCACTTTGATCCTCGAATTATTGTCCACTGGAGAAACATCCTCATCAACCACAGTGTCCTCTTTGGACTTGCATCCATATCAACAAGTTCAATTTATTTTGCTTTTTCCTCAAATAGTGTCCTCTTTGGACTTGCATCCCTATCAACAAGTTCATTCCTCAAATAGTGTCCTCTTTGGACTTGCATCCATATCAACAAGTTCATTTTGCTTTTTCCTCAATTTGAAGATTCATACCAACTTCATCATTAACTTCATCTACTTCATCATTGTAATAAATTAGATCAATAATATTTCAATCTTGTGGTCATCCCTATCGCCTCTTGTGATCAGACAATCAAGAGAGTAGGACCAGTCATACATGATGTTATCGAAGTTAGCATTCTCATAGTTGTCTCCGTCGCCGTTGGAGGAAGGGGATGTAGCAGTGCTGTAGATCCGGCATTCTCTCAAAGTTGTAAGTGACGGGATGACTGATCTCGTATCCCTCGAAACCAAACTTGTGTTTGGACATCTTTCCCTTATTGAAAATTaggaattttttaaaagtaaaatcaaatttaagaTAAGAGAATTTACTATCTTTAAGATCTTATGTCACTAAATGCTAGGATAACTTTACGACTTGTCTTTATATATCCTCAATCATTATCATATTATGAACGCTATGACTATGATACTTAGCTTCCTCAATTAGAACATGCTTGTTTTGATTGTGACCACGACGACTTTCCATTTGATCTGATGAGATCTGATACCAACTTATGATGGGTGGAATAACGATTATCCTATGGGCCACTGAATCCGTGATTGGCGCATGACTATCAAAAACAATCTTCTATAATCTATTAATTTGAAGAGAAATATCAAGAAATAGAAAAATGATAAGAAGTccaaaaatattcaaaaaaaaatttcttaaacattAACTACACGCTTATATAGATTTAAAATATGAAGAtcgaggaaaaaaaataatagatagaACAAAATTGATCggtggaatttttttaaaaaaaatcctaaatatatttataattcaaaaaattacaaaataaaaattatcaaaatactttaaatattaaaacttcaaaaattataaaaaataaaaataattaaaaaataattatcagcAAACATGTAGGTCTTTTCTTTGTTAATTTCTCTATTTTGATATATAGTACTAACAATAATGTTCTCGGAAATTCATGGATTCGTGCATGAGCTTTAAAATTCATTAATAAGACTATATTAACCGTCCTATTAACTCTTTTTGCAGGGTTTATAGCTAGGAGTGGTGTGAACCTCTTAGTTTATAGGCTTCTAATCTCTAAATatcgtttaatttaattttgctcTAGTAATTTATATAAATTGATAAAGTCAGTTTGTCTAATTAAAGTAAAGTATAATTATGTTCATCGTGCTCATCACATTTTCTATCACTATATCTCAAATTTAGAATAAAtaattcattttattaaatttagaaagTCATTTTTCACTACACATTATATCaacttttctaaaaattttattatctttaattttttattattttattctttttcttctatttttattattatatttatgattcattgaatgagtggaagaagagagattggaaaaaaaataaatggaaGGAAAGAGATTgataagaaatattattttatttttaagataaagattttatttttaaaatttagaaaattattattcatcaaatctaaattttaaaattaaataagataatctatttaaaatttaaaataaaatttttagataggaTAGCGTGGATGCTGGAAGTCTCGTGAACATTAACTGTTGCCATTCTTGAGAGATAATAAAGTCATTTTGTCTAGGACTGTAAATAAACCAAACAttcatgaacaagcttggtgttcagcttggtaagagcttgtttatgtttattaaatatacataagattaattaaataaacaagcttgaatagctctttaagctaaacaaacaagcttgaacacatatatgttcagctcgttaacgttcgtaaacaatattcgtgaacaacattcatgaacaatgttcacgaagcatattcattaataaaactctttttaatatgctaaataaataataaaataaaataaataaataaatttaaattatcaagctcaataaccaatcaaacaactaaaagtttcaaataataaaacaagtttgaattgagatcttgataatatctaaatgaactaatctcaagccaaacttgaactaagttcaagccaagcttgaattgagagtatgatgtccccagggcgtagcacagatggggggtgcatggttctgtggctgaaaggtccagggatcgatcctcggggtgtcactgcctggggttaacgtttccgccatgcactttccacctgtgtacctgtatttatctccctccatatccgtgggaccggctctaggggggccgctgatgtggcgtttccacatttttttttgaattgagagtatgataacatctaaacaaatcaagctcaagtcaatattcaaataaacttaaactcataaaaaataaatcaaatctaacttgaatacttatttcaaaaatttgatttattttaagcACAATTCGATTCAACTTGATTATAtgttcaaataaatttaaatatttcaaaatttaattcaatttatttatCGTCCTAATTTTGTCTAAGAAAAATAGATGGCAAATAgacaaaagagaaggaaaagagcTGTCACTTCGTCAGCCAGCGCAGcacttttctctttttttattattattattgaaatcCATGCCCCAGGTTGCGCCTTCTCTTTCTCTCCGGACCAACtttacaaaaataatatttttaaattgcgTCAGTGCAGATCACTGATATGCGACAACTAAttaaacttttattattatttgtatataaaagaaaataagaggaCTCTTTGAAAAATAAGAATTTATTCTGCTTATTGTGCAGAAGTCTCCTGTAGTTTTTATATCATTGCtttatagaaattattttaatacaataatattttatttagaaTACTTTTAATTAGTATTTTGAGAAGATTCAAGCTACAgtagtaattttttattttttccgttAGATCCCATGGACATGCGCTACATACGAATactttagaaataattttaattagtctAGAAAATAAAATTCAACTATCTTAAAAGAAAACATTTAACACGATTCATACGGTTGAACTTTTGACTTGGACTAAAAAATATAAACACATTTAACATGGTAACCTATTATCATCCTCTACAATCTCCCCTATATGAACTTCAATCATGCCATTCAATTATTGATGATTTAATCTCCcactaaaataaatttataacaaattttttttcaaataagacACACAATGATTTCTTGATTGATCATTACGAGCACTGGCGGAGCTAGGAATGATAGCCTGTCTGGGCTAAAAAAATTCTCCGAATAACCCCTGGGCTAAAAGCCCTTTTTTTCCCATTGAAAATCCAAAAGGCAAGATGTGAACAAGTAAAAGTAATCAAACTTTTAGCTGGCCCCCGGGCTGTAGCCCGGGTAATCCAATACTTGGCTCCGCCCTTGATTACGAGCACTTCTTGATTTACTTCGataatcaataaaatttttttatagaattAAATTGAGCATTCTAAAATTAATCAACCAGATTAAttgaatttatcatttttttttttctatatgaaCCTCAGTCCAGTTGACAAGTtcgaagagaaagagaaagagtacTACAAGCTTGTTTCAAGCTACGAAATGGAGGTTAATCTCGGAGACATTCCATTCTCAATTTCTCTTGTTGTACTTCTCATGTTAATCTCCACCCTTCTGCTATGGGCTGCTAAGAAGAGGCTCCGTGTTGCCAAGTTGAGGCTTCCGCCAGGCCCAACAAGGTGGCCGATCGTCGGTAACGTGACACAGCTTGGCCTTCTTCCCCACAAGGACATGGCTCGCTTCTGCTCCTCCTACGGCCCGCTTGTCTATCTCCGCCTCGGCGCCGTCGACGCCATCACCACCGACGATCCGGCCGTCGTCCGCGAGATACTCTTCCGGCAGGACGACCTCTTCGCATCCCGCCCGAAGTTGGTGGCCGTCTTCCAGTTGAGCTTTGGCGGTAGGGACATCGTCTTCTCTCCGATGGGCCCGCAATGGAAGCGACTACGCCGGACCTTCGTCGAGCACCTCCTCACCGCCAGGCGCTTTGAGTCTTTCGCTGGGAACAGGGAGCTAGAGGCGCTCCGCATCATGCACGATGTGCGAGAGAAGGCGTGCAAAGGGGAAATGATCGAAGTGAGCCAGGTGCTCGGCGCCTTCACCATGAACAACGTGACGAGGATGCTCCTGGGACGTGAGCCAGGTGCTGAGCTGTTGGGCCTCACGCACGAGATGTTCTGGCTCCTGGGGTTGGTCTATCCAGGCGACTACCTGCCGTTATGGAGGTGGCTCGTCGACCCCTTCGTCGGGACGGAGAAGAAGATTAGGGAGGTTTCCCGGAGATGGGATGGGTTCCTGCAGAGGGTTATCAACGAACATCGGCAAGCCATTGAGGCAAAGAATCTAACAGATGGTGGGCATGGCGCGAACATGGACTTTCTTGATGTGCTGCTTTCCTTACCAGGGGAGGGAGAGAAGGAGCAGATGGATGTTAGGGAGATGAAAGCCATAATGCTGGATATATTCACAGGGGGGGCTAATACTTCTCTGGTGGCGACAGAGTGGGCGATGGCGGAGGCGATCAAAAACCCAAAGGTGCTGGAACGGGCACAGGAGGAGCTGGACAGAGTCGTCGGACGGGATCGAATGGTGCGGGAGTCCGACTTGGGAGATCTGAACTACCTCCGGTGCATCCTCCGGGAGGCCTTCCGGATGCACCCTCCAGCGCCGCTTCTGGTTCCCCACGAGTCCACGCAGGCCACCGAGCTCATGGGGTACGACATCCCTGCGAAGACGCGGGTGTTCATCAACGCGCACGCGTTGGGGAGGAACAAGCGCATGTGGGGGGACGACGCAGATGAGTTCCGGCCGGAAAGGCACCTCCCGGCAGACGGGGAGAGGGTCGAGATCATCCGCAGGGGTGAGCTTGAGATCTTACCCTTCGGCGCGGGGAAGAGGAAGTGCCCCGGATCGACGGTGGGAACGACGACGGCACTGTTGGCCCTGGCAAATCTCTTCCATGGCTTCCACTGGGAGGCGCCGGAGGAAATCGATATGGAAGAGGCGTTCGGCTTGGCCCTGCGCAAAGCGAAGCCGCTGCGGGCCATGGCGCGGCCCCGTTTGGCACCTTCCCTGTTCCAGTGACCGGCGATTGGATGGTACGTACGTCGCTGAAATAAATAAATGTAAAACCATGAAAAACGAATTACTATTTACTTTGAGATAAATAAACCATAGGATGGCTTAAGCAGAAGTGGCTACTGGTTATAAGTGCAGTTATGTCTTAACTATCCTACTGTCCATAGGAGACAGAAGTGCTCGTACTCGTGCTAAATAAGAATTTCATGTTCTAAGCAACTTCACTATTTTAACTCTTTGTACAAACATAACTCAAGAATGTTGAGTTTTTGGATCATCTATCATAAgcattttttatttaattctgacggttcttaaaaaatttttaagaGTCAAACTGATATTGATATCtgacttaattaatttattattattattattataaagagACTCCCACTAAAAGTGTAACATCAATTAGCAGAACTTCTCGTCCTCGTGTTAAATATGAATCGTGATTATACTCACAAATTTCATATCACAAGCAACCTCACTATAGCTATCTTAACTCTTTGTCAAGTAGTGCATTTAATTATTTACCCTTCAAATTATCCATTAATCACTTCTCACCACAACCAAAACATTCAGCCACTGTTAGATTAGTATCTTCTACAGCCATTTCCTCACAAACCTATCGTCCTTTTGTTTTTAATGCATATGTCCGAAATTCTCCCATAATGTCAGATTTAAATCCAAAGCACAATTTGTAGAACTAATCTTTCTTTATTATTGTCCTTCCCATCTCATCAAATTTTCTTTTCTGTGGGTTCATTCCCATCTCCACATGATTGTTCATCTTGCTAAAAttatattgttcatcttcttcgtgATTTAACAGCGTCAAAAAACATTATGGCTCAATTAGCATATGCAAATGCTTTTGATAGGGATCATATTGAGAAAAACATAGGATCTAAAATAGAAGAGCTTGTTTTATCTATCATTAAAACAAAGGATCTATGGATATATATGCCTCATTACTAGGAGGGATAAATCCTAAGTTGATTATTCACTCACTTAG from Zingiber officinale cultivar Zhangliang chromosome 5B, Zo_v1.1, whole genome shotgun sequence encodes the following:
- the LOC121984178 gene encoding cytochrome P450 703A2-like; the encoded protein is MNLSPVDKFEEKEKEYYKLVSSYEMEVNLGDIPFSISLVVLLMLISTLLLWAAKKRLRVAKLRLPPGPTRWPIVGNVTQLGLLPHKDMARFCSSYGPLVYLRLGAVDAITTDDPAVVREILFRQDDLFASRPKLVAVFQLSFGGRDIVFSPMGPQWKRLRRTFVEHLLTARRFESFAGNRELEALRIMHDVREKACKGEMIEVSQVLGAFTMNNVTRMLLGREPGAELLGLTHEMFWLLGLVYPGDYLPLWRWLVDPFVGTEKKIREVSRRWDGFLQRVINEHRQAIEAKNLTDGGHGANMDFLDVLLSLPGEGEKEQMDVREMKAIMLDIFTGGANTSLVATEWAMAEAIKNPKVLERAQEELDRVVGRDRMVRESDLGDLNYLRCILREAFRMHPPAPLLVPHESTQATELMGYDIPAKTRVFINAHALGRNKRMWGDDADEFRPERHLPADGERVEIIRRGELEILPFGAGKRKCPGSTVGTTTALLALANLFHGFHWEAPEEIDMEEAFGLALRKAKPLRAMARPRLAPSLFQ